DNA from Drosophila busckii strain San Diego stock center, stock number 13000-0081.31 chromosome 2R, ASM1175060v1, whole genome shotgun sequence:
acacacacacaaacacccacacattaacacacacacatatatacacacttaACATTGGTTCGTGGATGTTGTggaaacaacagcaaagcatcGCCATTATGAACATGAATCTGCAGGATATCCAACAGGATATCCATAGATTAGCCACGCAGCAGAGCCAAATGCAGGCTCAGCATctgcaagcgcagcagctgatgcAGGCCCAGCAAATAGCCAACATGCTCAACCAGGTAAGCGATACATAACCCACGCTTTACTCCTCCTGCCCACCATCTActcaccaacagcaacaaatttacaacacgcaacaaatatatttgctatacactttgattcACAATTAAAACTTGTGCGGAAGTCTTTAATAGATAGAACAGCTATGAATTGATTAATTGTCAATAAGTCTAGAAGTTCAATTTTGATATAGAACAAtatgtttatttctttattcACAATTGCTCGTATGACTTCTGATGTGCCAAAgaaactattaaattaaaattcacaaataattacttaacatttatttgcctAGTATTATAATAATACTGGTCCTATTGTAATACGAAAAACAAGCCAcagataaatttaaattcaagcttAAAGTTAAGACAAAAACACGTCAATAAAAAGACTTGTAAACCTGTTATCAAACAAAAAGATCAAAACTAACGATCGATTTATATGAATATAGAGTATAGAATATATAACTGATACACTTAAATATCATATTATGATATATTTCGTAAATATTCCGAGCTTTCCGACTGTTAATTAAGACCAAATTGctactatttttaattgtttattcaacttgctatgcatatttctatcaaagtgtatatgaaAGTCGTTCATGTGCGACTTTAGCCACACGCTTTtttgattgttattgtttattgttttatgtgacattttttgttttgtatgcctttggctttgcctttgcctttaacttttgttgtgtCTTGCACTAACCGCATTTGCCTCGTTTTTGTGCCTGCTTCCcaacattggcagcagcagactTATGGCTCGCAGCAACATTTGGCCGACCATCATTATCAGCAGCGACCCATGCAGCAAAGCTTTGGCTCATCACCGCATCTTCCGCAGGCCTTCAATGCACCCGTCAGCGCCTACAGCTCACGCCCGCCCAGTCGCGATCcctaccagcagcagcagcagcagcaacaacagcagacgCCCATGCAGCTGCCGCCCATGCAATATGTGAACGAGCATGGCCAGTACATGTCGCCGCCCCAGCACTACATGCAACCCCAAAGCCTCTACAGCGACAACGGCACGCCCTACAACAACCACTCGCCCTACggagcgccgccgccgccgcagtaTGCGCAACGCTCCAGCGTCATCTACGACGACTACGGCCAGCCAGCGAACCACTTCTATCTGCACGAGACCTCACCCCAGCCGGCGCATCCGCAGCGACGCACCTGGGCGCACTCCGCTGCCGCCGCGGCCtacgagcaacagcagcagcagccgccgctgctcGATGTAAATGCTTGGCAAACACAGaagaaaatgcagcagcaacatcagcagcagcagccttggCAGCCTAATCGACCGCCTTCCAGTGTGGGCGCGCCGCAGGGATTTGTGCTGCATCAgaatggcggcggcgctggtggtggtggcggcggcggcggcggcgagcTGCAGCATCTGTTCCAGGTGCAGGCATCGCCGCAGCATAGTCAGCGCCTGCATGGCGGCGCCAATGGTGTTCAACGCCAGCAATCGCTCACGAATCTGCGCGACAATCGCTCGCCCAAGGGCAACATGGTGGGGGGTCCGCAGCATATGGCAATGGGTCAGCACGAGGACATGATGGCGCCACAGAGTATTTGCTTCATCGGCGATGAGGAGGATGTGGAGGAGCTGGAACGCAACATCATCGAGTCTATGCAGTCCACGCGCATCTCGGATTTTGtagtgcagcaacagcagcgactgcagcagcagcagcaacaacaacagcaccagcagcagcagcaacagcaccatagtgggcgtggcagcagctcgGAGGATTACGACAGTGGCGAGCTCATTTCCAACAAGCTAAACATCACCAGCGGCAACCTAACCTATCGCATACCCTCACCCTCGCGACCGGCCATACAGGCCAACAGTTTTCAGGATCcacgcggcggcggcagcgaggAGCCAGCCGAGAAGGGCTTCTACATATCGTTTGACAATGAGCAGCCCAAGCGACCGAAGCCGCCGCTGCGCGCCAAGCGCTCGCCCAAAAAGGAATCCAGCCGCGACAGTGTGGACAACCAAGTTGTCCTTAAACGTGAATCACTAAGTCAACTGCACAACAATTCTTTCTCAGCCAGCGAGGAGCCCAAACATGTTGCCAGCCGCGCCAGCATGAGCATGAACATGAATGCCAGCGCCACCTACAACAAGTACACGGATGAGCCGCCGGTACAGCTGCGCCAGCTGTCCCACACGAGCGCCGAGCCAGCATCCAATGGCCAGGAGCGGCGACACCTGGAGGACCTCACCAAccagcccaagcagcagccgctgtcGCCCACACGCCTCAGCCGCACCGAGCAGAGCAATCTCAGTGCAGCGGAGGCCAAGAACAAGGCGCTAGTCATTGGCGTGGATGCCACCAACCTGGATCCGGTGAGCAGCATGCAACCCTATATAGTTTGAAATATAGATTTATAACGGGAGTCCACTTTTCAAATCATATAAACACATCAAGTGCtgtcaacattttattgctctTTTTGAAaaccttaaaaaaaaatgcaattttatagtACAAACTTCTGAgctttacatttaatatttttataaacattttgcacTCAATATGcataatgcaaattatgcaataatttatggcaataattttgttttgagaCGCGTAAGTTTGGTTTGAAAttggcttaatttatatttatgcttgtgCTTTGCAGGAGAGTGTGGACGAAATGGAGCGGCGCAAGGAGAAGATTATGCTGCTATCGctgcagcgacgccagcagcaggaGGAGGCCAAGGTGCGAAAGGAGATTGAGGCAGCGCAAAAACGTGAAAAGGAGCGTGAGAAGGAGGAGGAGCGTGCACGCAAAAAGGAGGAACAGATGGCGCGACGTGCGGCCATACTGGAGCAGCATAAGCTCAAGAAAGCCATCGAAGAGGCTGAGCGAGAGGTGCGCactcaatatttatatttatatgtatttatatttaaatatttttgttatttgtttgtagGGCAAGACGCTGGATCGCAGCGAGCTGCATGGCAAACTGACGCCACAGTCATCATCGGCGTCCGTGTCGCGACGACCAACGCGTGTGATGCGTCCGCGTCCCAAAACGATTCACGTGGATGATGCCAGCGTGGACATCAGTGAGGCCTCAAGCCTCTCCAGCCGTGGCAAGAAGGGCTCGAATTCAAACCTAACCGGTGAGCCAAGGATCTAAACCAaacaacagcacacacacgcagcttaGTTAGAAAGTTGAAGCTATAATTGCAATAGATATTAGATTAGCAGAGCTGTCTGTCCGACTGTATAGTCAATATAACTACGCTTCATGCATTGTAAATTAGACCTGAGAACTCGATTCACaaactatatacaaaattagttttatataattgtaaGCACATGTTCATTATTCTATACTTGACAGAATTATCTGTGGCAACTTCATCTAAACAGATTTGTATGTGCTGTAAATAGTTTCGGCTTGTCGAAAGCACAATAGCTCTATTAGCTGCCTAAGAACCTACGCGATTTCGTTaacgtttgtttttgtgtttaatttgatttttgttaattttaatttcttattgcTTTGGTTGCCCGCCCcctaccaacaacaacaacaacaacgtgtACACAGGCTACGGTCAACTAAGCTCAAACACAATGAAAAGAGATTATTATAGGGGCTCGCAAGACTCCCTGACTGTGAAAggtaaatgtttgttttttatgtgtttacCCGCCCCcgtgttttatattttatttttattatttattaacacacAACGTTAGTTTTAAGCTAAAGCATGCAAGATATATTAGTTTGGTTTATGGGGggcattttgattttgtgatctggtttggtttggtttgcatttgcagctaacGTAACATAGTTTAAAACTCATACTTAAATGCTAAGTCGTAACCACTAATCTTGTTCAACAGAGTCCCCCGATGATTATCCAAGCACTAGTTCAACTCCGATTGGACGGCGCGGATCCTACAAAACATCCAGAGGTTGGTGCTGGGTAACAGCTTAACAGCATTTcactagctctagctctagctctctACCTTCTACTTAACTATGTATTTATTGGTTTTTCTACTCTTGCTTTGGTTTGAATAGTGGCAGCTTTCAAACCCCTCAacaacactaaaaaaaaaaggttattTTTGAgttcaagtttttatttatggttGAAGGCGTGTTTTATGCTAGATCACACTCACTCTATGTACGCTCAACATATCCTAAACcataacaaagcaaaaaatataaaaaagaataatagTTATAAGAAAACTAACTGCTAGCGCACATAAGAACACGCACCAGGGCAATTCAACAACagttacaaaaacaaaaggaattggcaattataaatatgcgaTTGGGTTTAACATTTTGTGATGGGCTTAGActagtttatataatttctttaaatcATAAAACTGCTCAATTTGATCCTTATACGTATTTGTGTGCACTCGACTCTTGCGTCACTCCGTGTTGCCAATTTTTACAGAGCCAGCCGTTGAAAGGGGCCGCACCCTGTCGCGTATATCGGTTGCTAAGGGGAGCACGCTTAATTTCCGTGGCCGAAAGTCTAATTCGCTAATGAATTTGTGCGGTAAGAAGCGTTCCACagctatacaaaaaaatatttaaaaaatccattattatattaaagctGCTTGCCTTTAAGTTTCTTTCAATCTCCAAACTGTTTAACTATGTAAATTTCCTACTgctatttaatgtttattttactttcattGTCGCTCTTTATTGGTTATGGGTTGTAACGCTCAGTTTACtttctatattattattattggtgACAATCAGATTCAATACTTTTTATTagtttgtaatattttgtaCCTTTATGTCTCATTTGTTTTCATCTTTGATTAATCTATGATCATATttctgctttaaataaataagcttgcaatttataattaatttcaatttttttgaattatgtATAATGTAATGTTGAATTATagcttgcagtttattttaatttgataaaattatagttttatattatagCGTAAAGTCTCCTCTTCTCAATTCTTTGTACTTTATTTTGTTACTCCTTTGCTATGTTCATAAGAAAGCGGTGTTGGTTCTTAAATTTTCTTTGGAACAGCttgtaaaatacaaaagaattTTTCAACTGTCGCAACTGGTTCTGGTTTGACTTGTACTGTCCGCTTATTGGGGGAACGGAATTGCcctttgatttataaaaaaaaaacaatgacaCAATTACACGCACACCACTACgccttcacacacacacacgcactcacacattCGCACTACCACTCTCATATGTATTTAGCTTTTAAGTATGTTACTGTCAACAACGAAATTTGCTAAATTCTGTGCACACATTCTCttcttttatttctatttctttcaaattcaaaactgTGTACAAAACCCTCTCAAAAATAATGTGATATGCAAAtaaccaaacaaacaaatgtgataactaaaaatctattaacaaacaaatacgcGCAATGATTTAACATTTATCGCTTTCATCGCTCGATATCTCATCAAACTGTGGCAACGAACTAACAAACATCAACCGAATCAACTTACTCTGCATGGAATATGGCCACATGTCAACTGCCTGCTCCTCCTCTCTATCTTTatgtggctttggctgtggctgtggctctggctctggctgtggtTTGTGGCAATGCGCGCTGATTGATATGATTGCATGTTTGACTGATGAATTGATGAACGTTCGATTTCGCTTGATGGTTAGACACAGATTCGGGACTGGGAAGGGCCACTCCGCCGCGTCGGGCGCCGTCACCAGGAATGGGTGCATCAGGTAGGCATATGCCATCCCCCTCTGGACCAGGCTCTTTGCCGCCAGGTTTGATATCGAAGCGTCGCGGATTTGATGATGGATCAAGCCTTAACTCATTAACTGCAAACGCATTTAACATGGACTATTCGGGTTTGTACTTAGTCTCAAAGAATTCTCCTCAGTTAatctcacacacagacacacacacaaacacaccatacccacatatatatatatatctcacATATCGTacatatagatacatatattgGTTTCTTCATGCATCATTTGGAACGTTTTATCCACTTTCAGTTCATTGCTCACTTCAGTTCGACTTCAGTTTAATTTCAATCATTTAACGATTGTCAAACAAATATTCCACATTTTTACTCTGTTCGTTTATTCGAtttatactacatatatatataatttgtacatCAAAGAACTATGTAATCAACATAGGGGCCTGCGTCAATTTTGTGTGTGAAATTGCAATCCGTTCGTTATTCCGTTGCGTCGTCAAATCCTCGACTTCGATAGTCAAACCGAGAGTTGTgtcaaatagttttttataatgccaaattataaacacaataaaaagCTTTCTAACAATTACCAATTGGCTCGATTAACCGCTTCTcacaaaatgcaataagcaacaacaaaacttttacaaaattgcaagcaatactcaatttattttaaatatgttcgttaaaatgttttgtgttatttttttgtttgctttgtttaacaGTAATTGTAATTTGATTGTCTTAgcagtaaatttatatttaatttatgattgaTTGCAGAATGATTTATCTATTATtgagtaaattattaaacattgcATCAAGCTGCAGTCTGCGcttgatttataatttgtaactTAATCGTAGTCACTTGCCTTGCAGTTGCACGTAGTCTGAGTTTTGCGTATAGACGACAAAATACAAACCTAATTTAAGATGTTTGCCATTAACACTGAGTAGAAATCCATGATAAATCCATGAGCGCATTGCTGGAGCATGACTAATGTGACTGCTGTGTTGATTGACAGGTCCGAAGCTGTATAAGCAGCCGGCGGCGAAATCTAATCGCGGCATTATATTGAACGCCGTGGAGTATTGCGTCTTTCCGGGCGCGGTCAACCGtgaagccaaacaaaaagtgCTCGAGAAGATTGCGCGCTCAGAGGCGAAGCACTTTCTTGTGCTCTTCCGTGATGCGGGCTGCCAATTCCGTGCCCTCTATAGCTACGTGCCGGAGACGAATCTGGTGACCAAGCTGTATGGCACAGGGCCAGCGCAAGTCGATGATGTTATGTTCGATAAGTTCTTCAAGTAAGTGTCACATggtttttttattgattgccTATTAATGCTTTCGCTTTTGCATCTTGCAGATACAACTCAGGTGGCAAATGCTTCTCGCAGATACACACAAAGCATCTGACCGTCACAATTGACGCCTTCACCATACACAACTCGCTCTGGCAAGGCAAACGAACACAGCTGCCCAGCAAAAAGGATATGGCGCTTGTGATCTAAAAGATCAAGTAGTTCAAGGATATAGcgagagcgggagagcgagGCGGGGCAAACGAAGCGCTTGGCGCTGGCGTGCATTTGCGCtcataaactaaactaacttCAACTGCAGCATTGAGACACTTTcgataacaattaaattcatttgtttcAATGTCACTCGAGTGATTGCAGTATGTGAATGCTGAAATTCTGGGTGGGCGGGCAAGCTCTGGTACAGGGTACAGGGTATGGCAAATATGGCATATTATggcttaattatataataactaattgcacagcagcagcagcagcagattgatAAACATTGTTGTAAATGCtagtgaaatatttattttgaatatttagcaTACATACGAACATAAGCATATAAACAGAATAATCAACTTTTATTCTTTATGTGAAAAGTAAAtgtaacaaaatcaaaa
Protein-coding regions in this window:
- the LOC108596518 gene encoding patronin isoform X43 — encoded protein: MDAETQEIRQARQRASVKWLLSKAFNNRVPDNLKEPFYRDHENQERLKPQIVVELGNATLYCQTLTNLYSDPNYQSLNHWSILQTLARKGTPVAEPSDMPITETVLIQTNPLRINAHMSVIESLMVLYAKEISSGDRVMAAIRRISGSNYQLAQAQSYEQGLLAWISHACAALKKRIVKELESTVPDEIGTRLQTPDIPPVRDFQDLCDGICLALLISYYCPKVLPWTSVRINYLPAVEDSIHNILLVSSFSQKHLPYGVFHMTPEDVTYMRGSMKLNLVLLLTDLFNLFEIHPAKCVCYPGMDGQDVIARRSLGANEHGICHRRGLTTQPVTPIPDLRSDLDQPPVGSPSNRPPFQGRRSRRNSSSEDSQLTIENFGGSQDQLNTLGRFERERDRERERKLSNTSVVEPAVAIRSSIADARGTLQLGYDTDSGSEKQDRETEKYLMRRQASVDNVPSVSGHNLSNAGSPLPMARNKQHSNDKDYSAEHYNDARSSVYDVETTPVRKSSTSSMPASPAAWQLEVCDDDMRSLENASKLSTIRMKLEEKRRRIEQDKRKIEMALMRHQEKEDLESCPDVMKWETMSNESKRTPEMDAVDLDKYQQQTYGSQQHLADHHYQQRPMQQSFGSSPHLPQAFNAPVSAYSSRPPSRDPYQQQQQQQQQQTPMQLPPMQYVNEHGQYMSPPQHYMQPQSLYSDNGTPYNNHSPYGAPPPPQYAQRSSVIYDDYGQPANHFYLHETSPQPAHPQRRTWAHSAAAAAYEQQQQQPPLLDVNAWQTQKKMQQQHQQQQPWQPNRPPSSVGAPQGFVLHQNGGGAGGGGGGGGGELQHLFQVQASPQHSQRLHGGANGVQRQQSLTNLRDNRSPKGNMVGGPQHMAMGQHEDMMAPQSICFIGDEEDVEELERNIIESMQSTRISDFVVQQQQRLQQQQQQQQHQQQQQQHHSGRGSSSEDYDSGELISNKLNITSGNLTYRIPSPSRPAIQANSFQDPRGGGSEEPAEKGFYISFDNEQPKRPKPPLRAKRSPKKESSRDSVDNQVVLKRESLSQLHNNSFSASEEPKHVASRASMSMNMNASATYNKYTDEPPVQLRQLSHTSAEPASNGQERRHLEDLTNQPKQQPLSPTRLSRTEQSNLSAAEAKNKALVIGVDATNLDPESVDEMERRKEKIMLLSLQRRQQQEEAKVRKEIEAAQKREKEREKEEERARKKEEQMARRAAILEQHKLKKAIEEAEREGKTLDRSELHGKLTPQSSSASVSRRPTRVMRPRPKTIHVDDASVDISEASSLSSRGKKGSNSNLTGYGQLSSNTMKRDYYRGSQDSLTVKESPDDYPSTSSTPIGRRGSYKTSREPAVERGRTLSRISVAKGSTLNFRGRKSNSLMNLCGPKLYKQPAAKSNRGIILNAVEYCVFPGAVNREAKQKVLEKIARSEAKHFLVLFRDAGCQFRALYSYVPETNLVTKLYGTGPAQVDDVMFDKFFKYNSGGKCFSQIHTKHLTVTIDAFTIHNSLWQGKRTQLPSKKDMALVI
- the LOC108596518 gene encoding patronin isoform X12; the protein is MDAETQEIRQARQRASVKWLLSKAFNNRVPDNLKEPFYRDHENQERLKPQIVVELGNATLYCQTLTNLYSDPNYQSLNHWSILQTLARKGTPVAEPSDMPITETVLIQTNPLRINAHMSVIESLMVLYAKEISSGDRVMAAIRRISGSNYQLAQAQSYEQGLLAWISHACAALKKRIVKELESTVPDEIGTRLQTPDIPPVRDFQDLCDGICLALLISYYCPKVLPWTSVRINYLPAVEDSIHNILLVSSFSQKHLPYGVFHMTPEDVTYMRGSMKLNLVLLLTDLFNLFEIHPAKCVCYPGMDGQDVIARRSLGANEHGICHRRGLTTQPVTPIPDLRSDLDQPPVGSPSNRPPFQVPHTVALSGGGFNRRSTPPNDYQAMQSNNFDGNQAEAFVVHKSRGITTLSSMHSQQQQQQQHYSQHQQQQQQQQQQSQQEPLVPARLRQAKEKNNVESKADERGDYIAAGRPSNWEQSRRPSFAGRRSRRNSSSEDSQLTIENFGGSQDQLNTLGRFERERDRERERKLSNTSVVEPAVAIRSSIADARGTLQLGYDTDSGSEKQDRETEKYLMRRQASVDNVPSVSGHNLSNAGSPLPMARNKQHSNDKDYSAEHYNDARSSVYDVETTPVRKSSTSSMPASPAAWQLEVCDDDMRSLENASKLSTIRMKLEEKRRRIEQDKRKIEMALMRHQEKEDLESCPDVMKWETMSNESKRTPEMDAVDLDKYQQQTYGSQQHLADHHYQQRPMQQSFGSSPHLPQAFNAPVSAYSSRPPSRDPYQQQQQQQQQQTPMQLPPMQYVNEHGQYMSPPQHYMQPQSLYSDNGTPYNNHSPYGAPPPPQYAQRSSVIYDDYGQPANHFYLHETSPQPAHPQRRTWAHSAAAAAYEQQQQQPPLLDVNAWQTQKKMQQQHQQQQPWQPNRPPSSVGAPQGFVLHQNGGGAGGGGGGGGGELQHLFQVQASPQHSQRLHGGANGVQRQQSLTNLRDNRSPKGNMVGGPQHMAMGQHEDMMAPQSICFIGDEEDVEELERNIIESMQSTRISDFVVQQQQRLQQQQQQQQHQQQQQQHHSGRGSSSEDYDSGELISNKLNITSGNLTYRIPSPSRPAIQANSFQDPRGGGSEEPAEKGFYISFDNEQPKRPKPPLRAKRSPKKESSRDSVDNQVVLKRESLSQLHNNSFSASEEPKHVASRASMSMNMNASATYNKYTDEPPVQLRQLSHTSAEPASNGQERRHLEDLTNQPKQQPLSPTRLSRTEQSNLSAAEAKNKALVIGVDATNLDPESVDEMERRKEKIMLLSLQRRQQQEEAKVRKEIEAAQKREKEREKEEERARKKEEQMARRAAILEQHKLKKAIEEAEREGKTLDRSELHGKLTPQSSSASVSRRPTRVMRPRPKTIHVDDASVDISEASSLSSRGKKGSNSNLTGYGQLSSNTMKRDYYRGSQDSLTVKESPDDYPSTSSTPIGRRGSYKTSREPAVERGRTLSRISVAKGSTLNFRGRKSNSLMNLCDTDSGLGRATPPRRAPSPGMGASGRHMPSPSGPGSLPPGLISKRRGFDDGSSLNSLTANAFNMDYSGPKLYKQPAAKSNRGIILNAVEYCVFPGAVNREAKQKVLEKIARSEAKHFLVLFRDAGCQFRALYSYVPETNLVTKLYGTGPAQVDDVMFDKFFKYNSGGKCFSQIHTKHLTVTIDAFTIHNSLWQGKRTQLPSKKDMALVI
- the LOC108596518 gene encoding patronin isoform X13, which codes for MDAETQEIRQARQRASVKWLLSKAFNNRVPDNLKEPFYRDHENQERLKPQIVVELGNATLYCQTLTNLYSDPNYQSLNHWSILQTLARKGTPVAEPSDMPITETVLIQTNPLRINAHMSVIESLMVLYAKEISSGDRVMAAIRRISGSNYQLAQAQSYEQGLLAWISHACAALKKRIVKELESTVPDEIGTRLQTPDIPPVRDFQDLCDGICLALLISYYCPKVLPWTSVRINYLPAVEDSIHNILLVSSFSQKHLPYGVFHMTPEDVTYMRGSMKLNLVLLLTDLFNLFEIHPAKCVCYPGMDGQDVIARRSLGANEHGICHRRGLTTQPVTPIPDLRSDLDQPPVGSPSNRPPFQVPHTVALSGGGFNRRSTPPNDYQAMQSNNFDGNQAEAFVVHKSRGITTLSSMHSQQQQQQQHYSQHQQQQQQQQQQSQQEPLVPARLRQAKEKNNVESKADERGDYIAAGRPSNWEQSRRPSFAGRRSRRNSSSEDSQLTIENFGGSQDQLNTLGRFERERDRERERKLSNTSVVEPAVAIRSSIADARGTLQLGYDTDSGSEKQDRETEKYLMRRQASVDNVPSVSGHNLSNAGSPLPMARNKQHSNDKDYSAEHYNDARSSVYDVETTPVRKSSTSSMPASPAAWQLEVCDDDMRSLENASKLSTIRMKLEEKRRRIEQDKRKIEMALMRHQEKEDLESCPDVMKWETMSNESKRTPEMDAVDLDKYQQTYGSQQHLADHHYQQRPMQQSFGSSPHLPQAFNAPVSAYSSRPPSRDPYQQQQQQQQQQTPMQLPPMQYVNEHGQYMSPPQHYMQPQSLYSDNGTPYNNHSPYGAPPPPQYAQRSSVIYDDYGQPANHFYLHETSPQPAHPQRRTWAHSAAAAAYEQQQQQPPLLDVNAWQTQKKMQQQHQQQQPWQPNRPPSSVGAPQGFVLHQNGGGAGGGGGGGGGELQHLFQVQASPQHSQRLHGGANGVQRQQSLTNLRDNRSPKGNMVGGPQHMAMGQHEDMMAPQSICFIGDEEDVEELERNIIESMQSTRISDFVVQQQQRLQQQQQQQQHQQQQQQHHSGRGSSSEDYDSGELISNKLNITSGNLTYRIPSPSRPAIQANSFQDPRGGGSEEPAEKGFYISFDNEQPKRPKPPLRAKRSPKKESSRDSVDNQVVLKRESLSQLHNNSFSASEEPKHVASRASMSMNMNASATYNKYTDEPPVQLRQLSHTSAEPASNGQERRHLEDLTNQPKQQPLSPTRLSRTEQSNLSAAEAKNKALVIGVDATNLDPESVDEMERRKEKIMLLSLQRRQQQEEAKVRKEIEAAQKREKEREKEEERARKKEEQMARRAAILEQHKLKKAIEEAEREGKTLDRSELHGKLTPQSSSASVSRRPTRVMRPRPKTIHVDDASVDISEASSLSSRGKKGSNSNLTGYGQLSSNTMKRDYYRGSQDSLTVKESPDDYPSTSSTPIGRRGSYKTSREPAVERGRTLSRISVAKGSTLNFRGRKSNSLMNLCDTDSGLGRATPPRRAPSPGMGASGRHMPSPSGPGSLPPGLISKRRGFDDGSSLNSLTANAFNMDYSGPKLYKQPAAKSNRGIILNAVEYCVFPGAVNREAKQKVLEKIARSEAKHFLVLFRDAGCQFRALYSYVPETNLVTKLYGTGPAQVDDVMFDKFFKYNSGGKCFSQIHTKHLTVTIDAFTIHNSLWQGKRTQLPSKKDMALVI
- the LOC108596518 gene encoding patronin isoform X22, whose translation is MDAETQEIRQARQRASVKWLLSKAFNNRVPDNLKEPFYRDHENQERLKPQIVVELGNATLYCQTLTNLYSDPNYQSLNHWSILQTLARKGTPVAEPSDMPITETVLIQTNPLRINAHMSVIESLMVLYAKEISSGDRVMAAIRRISGSNYQLAQAQSYEQGLLAWISHACAALKKRIVKELESTVPDEIGTRLQTPDIPPVRDFQDLCDGICLALLISYYCPKVLPWTSVRINYLPAVEDSIHNILLVSSFSQKHLPYGVFHMTPEDVTYMRGSMKLNLVLLLTDLFNLFEIHPAKCVCYPGMDGQDVIARRSLGANEHGICHRRGLTTQPVTPIPDLRSDLDQPPVGSPSNRPPFQVPHTVALSGGGFNRRSTPPNDYQAMQSNNFDGNQAEAFVVHKSRGITTLSSMHSQQQQQQQHYSQHQQQQQQQQQQSQQEPLVPARLRQAKEKNNVESKADERGDYIAAGRPSNWEQSRRPSFAGRRSRRNSSSEDSQLTIENFGGSQDQLNTLGRFERERDRERERKLSNTSVVEPAVAIRSSIADARGTLQLGYDTDSGSEKQDRETEKYLMRRQASVDNVPSVSGHNLSNAGSPLPMARNKQHSNDKDYSAEHYNDARSSVYDVETTPVRKSSTSSMPASPAAWQLEVCDDDMRSLENASKLSTIRMKLEEKRRRIEQDKRKIEMALMRHQEKEDLESCPDVMKWETMSNESKRTPEMDAVDLDKYQQTYGSQQHLADHHYQQRPMQQSFGSSPHLPQAFNAPVSAYSSRPPSRDPYQQQQQQQQQQTPMQLPPMQYVNEHGQYMSPPQHYMQPQSLYSDNGTPYNNHSPYGAPPPPQYAQRSSVIYDDYGQPANHFYLHETSPQPAHPQRRTWAHSAAAAAYEQQQQQPPLLDVNAWQTQKKMQQQHQQQQPWQPNRPPSSVGAPQGFVLHQNGGGAGGGGGGGGGELQHLFQVQASPQHSQRLHGGANGVQRQQSLTNLRDNRSPKGNMVGGPQHMAMGQHEDMMAPQSICFIGDEEDVEELERNIIESMQSTRISDFVVQQQQRLQQQQQQQQHQQQQQQHHSGRGSSSEDYDSGELISNKLNITSGNLTYRIPSPSRPAIQANSFQDPRGGGSEEPAEKGFYISFDNEQPKRPKPPLRAKRSPKKESSRDSVDNQVVLKRESLSQLHNNSFSASEEPKHVASRASMSMNMNASATYNKYTDEPPVQLRQLSHTSAEPASNGQERRHLEDLTNQPKQQPLSPTRLSRTEQSNLSAAEAKNKALVIGVDATNLDPESVDEMERRKEKIMLLSLQRRQQQEEAKVRKEIEAAQKREKEREKEEERARKKEEQMARRAAILEQHKLKKAIEEAEREGKTLDRSELHGKLTPQSSSASVSRRPTRVMRPRPKTIHVDDASVDISEASSLSSRGKKGSNSNLTESPDDYPSTSSTPIGRRGSYKTSREPAVERGRTLSRISVAKGSTLNFRGRKSNSLMNLCDTDSGLGRATPPRRAPSPGMGASGRHMPSPSGPGSLPPGLISKRRGFDDGSSLNSLTANAFNMDYSGPKLYKQPAAKSNRGIILNAVEYCVFPGAVNREAKQKVLEKIARSEAKHFLVLFRDAGCQFRALYSYVPETNLVTKLYGTGPAQVDDVMFDKFFKYNSGGKCFSQIHTKHLTVTIDAFTIHNSLWQGKRTQLPSKKDMALVI